In the genome of Pseudomonas sp. LBUM920, one region contains:
- a CDS encoding phosphoribosylanthranilate isomerase translates to MSAVRSKICGITRIEDALAAVEAGADAIGFVFYAKSPRAVNVLQARAIIAALPPFVTTVGLFVNASRCELNETLDAVQLDMLQFHGDESPDECESYQRPYIKALRVKAGDDIAAACAAYTGARGILLDTYVEGVPGGTGEAFDWTLIPEGLSKPIILAGGLNPANVGAAIEQVRPYAVDVSGGVEQGKGIKDHHKIRAFMQAVRNSNGVM, encoded by the coding sequence ATGTCAGCCGTTCGCAGCAAGATTTGCGGGATCACCCGCATAGAAGACGCGCTGGCGGCAGTCGAGGCGGGGGCGGATGCCATCGGTTTTGTGTTTTATGCCAAGAGCCCACGGGCGGTGAATGTGCTGCAGGCGCGTGCAATCATCGCCGCGTTACCGCCGTTCGTGACCACCGTCGGCTTGTTCGTCAACGCCAGCCGCTGCGAGCTCAACGAAACCCTGGATGCCGTGCAGCTGGACATGCTGCAGTTTCACGGCGATGAAAGCCCCGACGAGTGTGAAAGCTACCAACGCCCGTATATCAAGGCGCTGCGCGTCAAGGCCGGGGATGACATCGCCGCCGCGTGTGCTGCCTATACTGGCGCTCGTGGCATTCTGTTGGACACCTATGTCGAAGGCGTGCCGGGCGGTACGGGCGAAGCATTCGACTGGACGCTGATTCCCGAGGGGCTGAGCAAGCCGATTATCCTCGCCGGCGGGCTCAACCCCGCGAATGTCGGAGCCGCCATCGAGCAGGTTCGGCCGTACGCCGTGGACGTCAGCGGTGGGGTGGAACAGGGCAAGGGCATCAAGGATCACCACAAGATTCGCGCATTCATGCAAGCGGTGCGCAACAGCAATGGTGTGATGTGA
- the truA gene encoding tRNA pseudouridine(38-40) synthase TruA, translating into MAAAGFNRIALGVEYKGSRYRGWQRQASGVLTVQETLENALSKVADSPVSLMCAGRTDAGVHACGQVVHFDTQAERTMKAWVMGANINLPHDVSVTWAKVMPAHFHARFKAIARRYRYVIYNDQIRPAHLNQEITWNHRPLDAERMAEAAQHLVGVHDFSAFRAGQCQAKSPIKEVHHLRVTRHGKMIVLDIRAGAFLHHMVRNIAGVLMTIGTGERPVEWAKEVLESRIRRTGGVTAHPFGLYLVDVEYRDEFELPDRFIGPHFLTGFSELGG; encoded by the coding sequence ATGGCGGCCGCAGGCTTTAACCGCATCGCCCTGGGCGTGGAATACAAAGGCTCGCGCTATCGCGGCTGGCAGCGCCAGGCCTCGGGTGTGCTGACGGTGCAGGAAACCCTCGAAAACGCCTTGTCGAAGGTCGCCGACTCGCCGGTGTCGCTGATGTGCGCCGGGCGAACCGACGCCGGTGTGCACGCCTGTGGCCAGGTGGTGCACTTTGACACCCAGGCCGAGCGCACGATGAAAGCGTGGGTGATGGGCGCCAATATCAACTTGCCTCATGACGTCAGCGTCACTTGGGCCAAGGTCATGCCTGCGCATTTTCATGCGCGCTTCAAGGCCATTGCCCGGCGATATCGCTACGTGATCTATAACGACCAGATCCGTCCGGCGCACCTCAACCAGGAAATCACCTGGAACCATCGCCCGCTGGATGCCGAGCGCATGGCCGAAGCCGCGCAGCATTTGGTCGGTGTGCATGATTTCAGCGCGTTCCGTGCCGGCCAGTGCCAGGCCAAGTCGCCAATCAAGGAAGTCCATCACTTGCGCGTGACCCGTCACGGCAAGATGATCGTGCTGGATATCCGCGCCGGCGCCTTCCTGCACCATATGGTGCGCAATATTGCAGGCGTGTTGATGACCATCGGCACCGGCGAGCGCCCGGTGGAGTGGGCCAAAGAGGTGTTGGAAAGTCGCATCCGCCGCACAGGTGGGGTGACGGCGCATCCCTTTGGCCTGTATCTGGTGGACGTGGAGTACCGCGACGAGTTCGAATTGCCGGATCGCTTCATCGGGCCACACTTCCTCACAGGTTTCAGCGAACTTGGCGGCTGA
- a CDS encoding FimV/HubP family polar landmark protein, with protein MVQVRKLVLAIAAASALSSGMAQALQLGEMTLKSKLNQPLAVEIELLDVGGLTASEITPSLASDQAFVDAGVDRQAFLNDLTFTPVINPNGRSVVRVTSSKPLPDSYVRFLLQVQWPNGRLMRDYSVLLDPAKFEQPAPTASAPAPRLSAPTQSAPASTAPTVSKAAQHTTTSRDTLWEIAAKNRNGASVQQTMLAIQALNPDAFIDGNINRLKTGQVLRLPDRQQATSLPQPEAIAEVTAQNAAWREGRRTANNQAAGKQQLDATRRTQAGDAPSSTNAKDNLSLVSAESAKKGAKGRAADGRALSDKLAMTQEELDTTRRDNAELKSRAADLQSQLDKLQKLIQLKNDQLAKLQAQGGNPAVPGTAPTTAAIPAQLPGEPAATAATAATAPAPDATPAAVVATPEPIKPDAAPASSTEGKFNDLLTNPIVLGVIGGAAGLLVLLLLLLWARHRNARLEEEKHLRMARALAEEPQFSPNVDHDLPPDSFEGLEVPPPNVKLAAAPAPAPVVEPVVVPSVASVLAPLAVAVAPENSSDALAQAQSHIDRGHLNQAADVLEQAIKREPKRSDLRLKLMEVYGLQSDKDGFVTQERQLVATGENHAQVEQLKSRFPAMAVLAAGVSAAVAAAALDAQYVKNLLEDKPAAPAPEPDAFDTDFDLSLDDLEAASPAVVSPKDESSFESVLQRQTQAKPAPDDVSDFDLDLQLDAPSSTQSDDDFLSGLEDQMKDVPAVEPPTLTPAALDDFDLPEDFDLSLADEPQAPPAAKPDAFTSELDDVNAELDRLSQSLEHPPIEPSFTAEDAALGADEPEFDFLSGTDEVATKLDLAQAYIDMGDADGARDILSEVLTEGDEAQRGEAKEMLGKI; from the coding sequence ATGGTTCAAGTTCGCAAACTGGTGTTAGCAATAGCGGCCGCCTCGGCGCTGTCTTCCGGTATGGCGCAGGCGCTGCAGCTTGGGGAGATGACCCTCAAGTCGAAGTTGAACCAGCCGTTGGCGGTGGAAATCGAATTGCTCGATGTCGGCGGCCTCACTGCCTCCGAGATCACCCCGAGCCTGGCGTCTGACCAGGCGTTTGTGGACGCCGGCGTGGATCGCCAGGCGTTTCTGAATGACCTGACGTTTACCCCGGTGATCAACCCCAATGGCCGCAGTGTGGTGCGCGTCACCTCCAGCAAGCCGCTGCCTGATTCCTACGTACGGTTTCTGCTTCAAGTGCAATGGCCCAACGGCCGCCTGATGCGCGACTACAGTGTGCTGCTCGACCCGGCCAAGTTCGAGCAGCCGGCACCGACCGCCAGCGCACCTGCACCGCGCTTGAGTGCGCCGACCCAGTCGGCACCTGCCAGCACGGCGCCCACGGTCAGCAAAGCTGCGCAGCACACCACGACGTCTCGCGATACCTTGTGGGAAATTGCCGCGAAGAACCGCAACGGCGCGTCGGTCCAGCAGACGATGCTGGCGATCCAGGCGCTCAACCCTGATGCCTTTATCGACGGTAATATCAACCGCCTGAAAACCGGCCAGGTGCTGCGTCTTCCGGATCGCCAGCAAGCCACCAGCCTGCCGCAGCCGGAGGCGATTGCCGAAGTCACTGCGCAAAATGCCGCCTGGCGCGAGGGCCGTCGCACGGCCAATAATCAGGCCGCCGGCAAGCAGCAACTGGACGCCACTCGGCGCACCCAGGCAGGCGATGCGCCCTCGAGCACCAATGCCAAGGACAACTTAAGCCTGGTGTCGGCCGAGTCCGCCAAGAAAGGTGCCAAGGGCAGGGCCGCTGACGGGCGTGCATTGAGCGACAAGCTGGCGATGACCCAGGAAGAACTGGACACCACGCGCCGCGACAATGCCGAGCTGAAAAGCCGCGCGGCCGACCTGCAAAGCCAGTTGGACAAGCTGCAAAAGCTGATTCAACTGAAAAACGATCAACTGGCCAAGTTGCAGGCTCAGGGCGGTAACCCGGCAGTGCCGGGCACTGCGCCGACGACGGCAGCCATCCCGGCGCAGCTGCCAGGTGAGCCTGCGGCGACTGCAGCGACTGCAGCGACTGCGCCGGCGCCCGATGCGACGCCGGCTGCCGTGGTAGCTACGCCCGAGCCGATCAAGCCGGATGCCGCGCCTGCCAGCAGCACCGAAGGTAAATTCAACGATCTGCTGACCAACCCGATTGTTCTCGGGGTCATCGGCGGTGCTGCCGGCTTGCTGGTGTTGTTGCTCCTGCTGCTGTGGGCCCGTCACCGCAATGCCCGCCTCGAAGAGGAAAAGCACCTGCGTATGGCGCGGGCGCTGGCTGAAGAACCACAGTTTTCGCCGAATGTGGATCACGACCTGCCACCGGACAGCTTCGAAGGCCTGGAAGTGCCGCCGCCGAACGTCAAGCTGGCGGCAGCGCCTGCGCCTGCCCCGGTGGTCGAGCCTGTCGTGGTGCCGAGCGTGGCTTCCGTGCTGGCGCCGTTGGCCGTCGCCGTGGCCCCGGAAAATTCCAGCGATGCGCTCGCACAAGCCCAATCCCATATCGACCGTGGTCACCTGAATCAAGCCGCCGATGTGTTGGAGCAGGCGATCAAGCGCGAGCCCAAGCGCAGTGACCTGCGCTTGAAGCTGATGGAAGTCTACGGTCTGCAAAGCGATAAGGACGGCTTCGTCACGCAAGAGCGTCAACTGGTGGCCACGGGCGAAAACCACGCCCAGGTCGAGCAGCTCAAGAGTCGCTTCCCGGCCATGGCCGTGTTGGCCGCGGGCGTCAGTGCTGCGGTGGCCGCGGCGGCGCTGGACGCTCAATACGTGAAGAACTTGCTCGAAGACAAACCGGCAGCGCCGGCGCCGGAACCCGACGCGTTCGATACGGATTTCGACTTGAGCCTGGACGATCTGGAAGCCGCTTCGCCGGCCGTGGTCAGCCCCAAGGATGAGTCGAGTTTCGAGTCTGTCCTGCAGCGCCAGACGCAAGCCAAGCCCGCGCCGGATGATGTGTCGGACTTCGATCTGGACCTGCAGCTGGACGCGCCGTCGTCCACGCAATCGGACGATGACTTCCTCTCGGGCCTTGAAGACCAGATGAAGGATGTGCCGGCCGTTGAGCCGCCGACCCTTACCCCTGCCGCACTGGATGATTTCGACCTGCCGGAAGACTTTGACCTGTCCCTGGCTGACGAACCGCAAGCGCCGCCGGCCGCCAAGCCGGATGCCTTCACATCCGAGCTGGACGACGTCAACGCTGAGCTCGATCGCCTGTCCCAGAGCCTCGAGCATCCGCCGATCGAGCCTTCCTTTACCGCCGAAGATGCGGCGTTGGGCGCTGATGAGCCGGAGTTTGATTTCCTCTCTGGCACCGATGAGGTGGCCACCAAGCTCGACCTGGCCCAGGCCTACATCGACATGGGCGATGCCGACGGCGCGCGCGACATTCTGTCCGAAGTGCTGACTGAGGGCGATGAAGCCCAGCGCGGTGAAGCCAAGGAAATGCTCGGCAAAATCTGA
- a CDS encoding aspartate-semialdehyde dehydrogenase, with protein MTQTFEIAVIGATGTVGETLVQILEELDFPVGTLYLLAGSNSAGASVPFRGKNVRVKEVDEFDFKKAQLAFFAAGPAVTLSFAPRATAAGCSVIDLSGALPADQAPQVVPEANAHILKGLKKPFQLGSPSPSATNLAVVLAPLRGLLEIQRVSVTANLAVSAQGREAVSELARQTAELLNVRPLEPKFFDRQMAFNLLAQVGTPDAQGHTALEKRLVHELRAVLETPLLKISATCVQAPVFFGDSLTVSLQLGAPVDLAAVNRALEAAPGIELVEEGDYPTAVGDAVGQDVVYVGRVRAGVDDPAELNLWLTSDNVRKGAALNAVQLAQLLIKGLV; from the coding sequence ATGACCCAGACCTTTGAAATCGCCGTGATCGGTGCAACCGGCACCGTGGGTGAAACCCTGGTGCAGATTCTCGAAGAGCTGGATTTTCCGGTAGGCACCCTGTATCTGCTGGCGGGCAGCAACTCGGCCGGCGCCTCGGTGCCGTTTCGCGGCAAGAACGTGCGGGTCAAGGAAGTTGATGAGTTCGACTTCAAAAAAGCCCAGTTGGCCTTCTTCGCGGCAGGCCCGGCGGTGACCCTGAGTTTCGCGCCACGCGCCACGGCGGCCGGTTGCTCGGTGATCGACCTCTCCGGCGCCTTGCCGGCCGATCAGGCACCTCAGGTCGTGCCGGAAGCCAACGCGCATATTCTCAAGGGCCTGAAAAAGCCCTTCCAGCTCGGCAGCCCGAGTCCGTCGGCCACCAACCTGGCGGTGGTTCTGGCGCCGTTGCGCGGCCTGCTGGAGATCCAGCGCGTCAGCGTCACTGCCAACCTGGCCGTTTCGGCCCAGGGCCGCGAGGCCGTCAGCGAGCTGGCCCGGCAGACCGCCGAGTTGCTGAACGTGCGCCCGCTGGAGCCGAAGTTCTTTGATCGGCAGATGGCCTTCAACCTGTTGGCGCAAGTCGGCACGCCTGACGCCCAGGGTCATACAGCCCTGGAGAAACGCCTCGTACACGAGTTGCGTGCGGTGCTGGAAACACCTCTGCTAAAGATTTCCGCAACCTGCGTTCAAGCCCCGGTGTTTTTTGGCGATAGCCTGACAGTGTCATTGCAGTTGGGCGCGCCGGTCGACCTGGCCGCTGTCAACCGTGCACTGGAGGCAGCGCCGGGGATCGAGCTGGTGGAAGAGGGCGACTACCCCACGGCCGTTGGGGATGCGGTCGGCCAGGATGTGGTCTACGTTGGCCGAGTGCGTGCGGGCGTGGACGACCCGGCGGAACTAAATCTGTGGCTGACGTCAGATAACGTACGCAAAGGCGCGGCATTGAACGCCGTGCAGCTGGCGCAGTTGTTGATAAAAGGCCTTGTGTAA
- the asd gene encoding aspartate-semialdehyde dehydrogenase gives MKRVGLIGWRGMVGSVLMQRMLEEQDFDLIEPVFFTTSNVGGQGPSVGKDIAPLKDAYSIEELKTLDVILTCQGGDYTSEVFPKLREAGWQGYWIDAASSLRMQDDAVIILDPVNRKVIDQQLDAGTKNYVGGNCTVSLMLMGLGGLFEAGLVEWMSAMTYQAASGAGAQNMRELIKQMGATHAAVADQLADPASAILDIDRRVAEAMRSDAYPTENFGVPLAGSLIPWIDKELPNGQSREEWKAQAETNKILGRFKNPIPVDGICVRIGAMRCHSQALTIKLNKDVPIADIEGLISQHNPWVKLVPNNRDISMQELSPTKVTGTLNVPVGRLRKLNMGTQYLGAFTVGDQLLWGAAEPLRRMLRILLER, from the coding sequence GTCGAACGTGGGTGGCCAAGGGCCGTCCGTGGGCAAGGATATTGCTCCGCTCAAAGACGCCTACAGCATTGAAGAGCTCAAAACCCTCGACGTGATTTTGACCTGCCAGGGTGGCGACTACACCAGCGAAGTCTTCCCCAAGCTGCGCGAAGCCGGCTGGCAAGGTTACTGGATCGACGCCGCCTCGAGCCTGCGCATGCAGGACGACGCCGTGATCATCCTCGACCCGGTGAACCGCAAGGTTATTGACCAGCAGCTGGATGCTGGCACCAAGAACTATGTGGGCGGCAACTGCACCGTCAGCCTGATGCTGATGGGCCTGGGTGGCCTGTTCGAAGCTGGCCTGGTCGAGTGGATGAGCGCCATGACCTATCAGGCGGCCTCCGGCGCCGGCGCGCAGAACATGCGCGAGCTGATCAAGCAAATGGGTGCCACCCACGCGGCCGTTGCCGATCAACTGGCTGACCCTGCCAGCGCGATCCTCGACATCGACCGTCGTGTGGCCGAAGCCATGCGCAGCGATGCCTACCCGACCGAAAACTTCGGCGTGCCTTTGGCCGGTAGCCTGATCCCGTGGATCGACAAGGAATTGCCGAACGGCCAGAGCCGCGAAGAGTGGAAGGCCCAGGCTGAGACCAACAAGATCCTCGGTCGCTTCAAGAACCCGATCCCGGTGGACGGCATCTGCGTGCGCATCGGCGCCATGCGCTGCCACAGCCAGGCGCTGACCATCAAGCTGAACAAAGACGTGCCGATCGCCGATATCGAAGGGCTGATCAGCCAGCACAACCCGTGGGTCAAGCTGGTGCCGAACAACCGCGACATCAGCATGCAGGAGCTGAGCCCGACCAAGGTTACCGGCACCCTGAATGTGCCGGTTGGCCGTCTGCGCAAGCTGAACATGGGTACTCAGTACCTGGGCGCGTTCACCGTCGGCGACCAACTGCTGTGGGGCGCGGCTGAACCGCTGCGTCGCATGCTGCGGATTTTGCTGGAGCGTTGA